In Flavobacteriales bacterium, one genomic interval encodes:
- a CDS encoding permease: MFDWIQNIADYLVFELFALERGEHLAEALNFFIYDSVKILILLFIVIFLMGIVNSYFPIEKVRNFLSRNKLYGAEYLMASIFGVITPFCSCSSVPLFIGFVRGGIPLGVTFSFLITSPLVNEIAIGLFIGLFGAKTTIIYVISGIILGSVGGYILQRLKLEGLLTPWVKEVLASAQRDQEVFQAENQTLMQRLPVIWAEVMMILKGVTPYVIVGIAIGGLMHGYIPEGFFEQYMAKENLFAVPIATILAVPMYSNAAGILPVVQVLVAKGIPLGTAIAFMMGVVGLSLPEAMLLKKVMTVKLIGIFFGVVTLCIIISGYVFNLIL, encoded by the coding sequence ATGTTCGATTGGATCCAGAATATAGCGGACTATTTGGTCTTTGAACTTTTCGCATTGGAGCGAGGTGAGCACCTGGCCGAAGCGCTGAATTTCTTCATTTACGATTCGGTGAAGATCCTGATCCTGCTGTTCATAGTGATCTTTTTGATGGGGATCGTGAATAGTTATTTTCCGATCGAGAAGGTGAGAAATTTCCTTTCGCGCAACAAGCTCTACGGCGCGGAATACCTGATGGCAAGTATTTTCGGAGTGATCACGCCGTTCTGTTCGTGCTCTTCCGTTCCGCTCTTCATTGGCTTCGTCCGCGGCGGTATTCCGCTCGGCGTTACGTTTTCGTTTTTGATCACATCGCCACTGGTGAATGAGATCGCGATCGGTTTATTCATTGGTCTTTTCGGCGCAAAGACGACGATCATTTATGTGATCAGCGGAATTATTCTGGGTTCTGTTGGTGGATACATACTACAACGCTTGAAGCTGGAAGGCCTGCTTACTCCTTGGGTGAAAGAGGTGCTGGCATCTGCGCAACGGGACCAAGAAGTATTCCAAGCCGAGAATCAAACACTGATGCAGCGGTTGCCTGTTATTTGGGCAGAAGTGATGATGATCCTGAAAGGTGTAACCCCTTACGTGATCGTGGGCATTGCCATTGGCGGCCTTATGCATGGCTACATTCCAGAGGGATTCTTTGAGCAGTACATGGCCAAAGAAAACCTTTTCGCCGTGCCGATCGCGACCATTCTTGCGGTACCGATGTACAGCAATGCAGCTGGAATTCTACCCGTGGTACAAGTGCTGGTCGCCAAAGGAATTCCGCTGGGTACGGCCATCGCATTCATGATGGGTGTGGTCGGTCTTTCATTGCCCGAAGCGATGCTCCTTAAAAAGGTAATGACGGTGAAATTGATCGGGATCTTCTTTGGAGTGGTCACGCTTTGCATCATCATCTCTGGCTACGTATTCAACTTGATCTTGTAA
- a CDS encoding sulfite exporter TauE/SafE family protein, whose translation MEYLQAILDNYELPILSAFILGLMTAISPCPLATNITATAFIAKNIQSKPKVLLSGLLYSLGRAFSYTVIGLMLYFGASKFHVARFFQQNGEKYLGPLLIIIGLMMLNVIRLKFLEGSSVQDRLAERFKDKGLLGSFLLGVIFALAFCPYSGALYFGVLIPMTISSTSGLYLPVVFAIGTGLPVMVFTYLLAFAVSRIGGVFTTVSKFEKVMRTSVGVVFIAVGFYYVLLFARTYF comes from the coding sequence ATCGAGTATTTGCAAGCCATATTGGACAACTATGAACTGCCGATACTTTCGGCATTCATTCTCGGACTGATGACCGCCATCAGCCCGTGTCCATTGGCAACAAACATCACGGCAACGGCCTTCATTGCTAAGAATATTCAAAGTAAGCCGAAGGTGTTGTTGAGCGGTCTGCTCTACTCGTTGGGCCGCGCATTCAGCTACACGGTCATCGGACTGATGCTGTATTTCGGGGCGAGCAAATTCCATGTTGCCCGGTTCTTTCAGCAGAACGGTGAGAAGTATCTCGGGCCGTTGCTCATCATTATCGGCTTGATGATGCTCAATGTGATCCGGTTGAAATTCCTTGAGGGTAGCAGCGTACAGGATCGTCTTGCGGAGCGGTTCAAGGACAAAGGGTTATTGGGTTCGTTCCTGCTCGGTGTGATCTTTGCACTGGCGTTCTGTCCATATAGCGGCGCGCTTTATTTCGGGGTCCTGATACCGATGACCATTTCAAGTACATCGGGGTTGTACTTGCCGGTGGTGTTCGCCATTGGAACAGGACTTCCGGTGATGGTCTTCACGTACTTATTGGCGTTCGCAGTTTCGCGGATCGGCGGCGTGTTCACCACAGTGAGCAAGTTCGAAAAAGTGATGCGCACTTCCGTGGGCGTGGTATTCATCGCGGTAGGGTTTTACTACGTGCTCCTTTTTGCTCGAACGTATTTCTGA
- a CDS encoding OsmC family protein — translation MLNYTITAHSAKGGEAHGVANNGAVRFDASVSGQDGLPNPTELLLTALAACMLKNVERFSEILKFDYETADIEIYGVRNDSPPFISEITYTLTITSDMEERTKDLLHRNILKFGTITNTLARSTQLNGTLKTTYQQ, via the coding sequence ATGCTCAACTACACCATAACGGCGCACAGTGCAAAAGGAGGAGAAGCGCATGGAGTTGCAAATAACGGCGCGGTGCGATTCGATGCTTCCGTTAGTGGGCAGGACGGTTTACCGAACCCGACCGAATTGCTGTTGACCGCGTTGGCAGCCTGTATGCTGAAGAACGTAGAACGTTTTTCAGAGATCCTCAAATTCGATTACGAGACCGCTGATATTGAGATCTACGGTGTGCGCAACGACTCACCACCCTTCATCTCCGAGATCACCTACACACTCACAATAACCTCCGATATGGAAGAGCGGACAAAGGATCTGCTCCATCGGAACATTCTGAAATTCGGCACGATAACCAATACGCTTGCAAGATCAACTCAATTGAACGGAACGCTAAAAACAACCTACCAACAATGA
- the arsB gene encoding ACR3 family arsenite efflux transporter, with protein sequence MGKFERYLSVWVFACILVGIAIGKFAGDSILFLSTWEIASVNVPVAILVWLMIYPMMVQIDFSSIKNVSSNWKGLGLTVFINWVVKPFTMAFFAWIFFTKIFQAWLDPEQAQQYLAGAILLGAAPCTAMVFVWSYLTKGDANYTLVQVSVNDLILLVAFIPIVRFLLGVTDIHIPYDVLVSSVIIFVVIPLTAGYLSNKYLIKSKGEQWFKDEFLTRLKPVSIAALLTTLVLLFAFQGDKIVDKPLDILLIAVPLTIQTYFIFFLTWFIGRYLRLQHSICAPSAMIGASNFFELAVAVAISLFGLNSGASLATVVGVLIEVPVMLSLVALANRWRY encoded by the coding sequence ATGGGAAAATTTGAAAGGTATCTGAGCGTTTGGGTGTTCGCGTGCATTCTGGTGGGGATCGCGATCGGAAAATTTGCTGGGGATTCGATCCTGTTCTTAAGTACGTGGGAAATAGCATCCGTGAATGTACCTGTCGCCATTTTGGTATGGTTAATGATCTATCCCATGATGGTGCAGATCGATTTTTCGTCGATCAAGAATGTGTCCAGCAACTGGAAGGGTCTGGGCTTGACCGTTTTTATCAATTGGGTTGTAAAGCCGTTTACCATGGCCTTTTTTGCGTGGATCTTCTTCACGAAGATCTTTCAAGCGTGGCTGGATCCTGAACAAGCGCAGCAGTACCTTGCTGGTGCCATCTTACTAGGTGCCGCGCCCTGTACCGCAATGGTTTTCGTGTGGTCGTATTTGACCAAAGGCGATGCCAACTACACCTTGGTCCAGGTGTCCGTCAACGACCTGATCCTGTTGGTCGCATTCATTCCGATCGTCCGTTTCCTACTCGGCGTTACCGATATCCACATCCCGTATGATGTCCTGGTTTCATCAGTGATCATCTTCGTGGTGATCCCGTTAACAGCGGGTTACTTGAGCAATAAGTACCTCATCAAAAGCAAAGGGGAACAATGGTTCAAAGATGAATTCCTCACCCGACTCAAACCCGTTTCGATCGCCGCACTCCTGACCACGTTGGTATTGCTCTTCGCGTTCCAAGGAGACAAGATCGTCGACAAGCCGTTGGACATTTTACTGATCGCCGTTCCGCTGACCATCCAGACCTATTTCATTTTCTTTTTGACCTGGTTCATCGGTCGCTACTTGAGGCTGCAGCACAGCATCTGCGCACCATCTGCAATGATCGGCGCGAGCAACTTCTTTGAGCTGGCCGTAGCAGTTGCCATTTCATTATTTGGACTGAATTCCGGCGCATCATTAGCAACCGTAGTAGGGGTGTTGATCGAGGTCCCCGTTATGCTTTCGCTGGTTGCATTGGCGAATAGATGGAGGTATTAG
- a CDS encoding arsenate reductase ArsC, whose product MSKRRILILCTGNSCRSQMAHGFLNAFDPTLEVVSAGTEPAKAVHSMAIEVMKAYNIDISTHRPRSVDDYLDRSFDHVITVCGGAKESCPMFTGQVRKRTHIGFEDPAHATGTVAEIRAEFERIRDEILVGFYAYYRNEIK is encoded by the coding sequence ATGAGCAAGCGGAGAATCCTGATCCTCTGCACAGGCAATTCCTGTCGGAGCCAGATGGCCCATGGTTTCTTGAATGCGTTCGATCCTACGCTCGAAGTTGTTTCGGCCGGAACGGAGCCCGCAAAGGCGGTTCATTCCATGGCGATCGAGGTGATGAAGGCGTACAACATCGACATCAGCACGCACAGGCCGCGATCGGTAGATGACTATTTGGATCGTTCGTTCGACCACGTAATTACCGTGTGTGGCGGGGCCAAGGAGAGTTGTCCGATGTTTACTGGACAGGTGCGTAAGCGCACGCACATCGGTTTCGAAGATCCTGCGCATGCCACGGGAACAGTTGCAGAAATACGTGCCGAATTCGAGCGGATCCGGGATGAGATCCTTGTGGGTTTTTACGCTTATTACCGGAACGAGATCAAGTGA
- a CDS encoding rhodanese-like domain-containing protein, translating into MNYLKFTTLAFLLLAIAPLSSSAQDATPKDVSVIRAKLMLRNGSTMIDVREKEEVAEVAYDVENVINIPLSQLQARMSEVPKDKPLVIACQSGSRSEQASMILLENGYTDLVNMEGGMNAWQEKGLEVIADGKSDKKACCADPKSKDCNPDGTCKPGAKAKEKACCSGTKK; encoded by the coding sequence ATGAACTACCTGAAGTTTACAACACTGGCTTTTTTACTGCTTGCTATAGCACCATTAAGCAGCAGCGCCCAAGACGCAACACCAAAGGATGTGAGCGTGATCCGTGCGAAGCTCATGCTCCGCAACGGCTCTACCATGATCGACGTGCGCGAGAAGGAAGAGGTAGCCGAAGTGGCATATGATGTGGAGAATGTGATCAATATCCCGCTTAGCCAATTGCAAGCGCGGATGAGCGAAGTACCCAAAGACAAACCCTTGGTGATCGCTTGCCAAAGTGGAAGTCGGAGCGAACAAGCGTCGATGATCCTCTTGGAAAATGGCTATACCGATCTGGTGAACATGGAGGGTGGCATGAATGCATGGCAAGAAAAGGGGCTAGAAGTGATCGCAGACGGAAAGTCGGATAAAAAAGCCTGTTGCGCAGACCCGAAAAGCAAGGACTGCAACCCCGATGGCACGTGTAAGCCCGGAGCAAAGGCCAAGGAAAAAGCTTGCTGTAGTGGAACAAAAAAGTAG